A window from Drosophila nasuta strain 15112-1781.00 chromosome 3, ASM2355853v1, whole genome shotgun sequence encodes these proteins:
- the LOC132790843 gene encoding polyadenylate-binding protein-interacting protein 1 isoform X2 produces the protein MRVSTKALRLINPVFESADAAAATAMSCRAPFEPEDQYKQLRRPNPGAGSAPQMSAAMQPLDQPGFHDFVNVGYGPTGGPYAAGPALNYAATSQPPNDMQNRYANMPSKLSVTANVFVPNTMDKRVPAQQQQQYQNQPYAQQPHQQRYMNGYKQQHQHQHQQQNYNHHQQNQSFNNEIQQLSNSVNTRLYFGKQPPHNGAVGNYYQQPQQQQQQVQTLQHQQHTQQPQSTFQRHTHLNNSFQQIAQQPQQPPYYHHHQQQQQQQQQQPQASTSSAAASSSSAASHPDMETIALEYLDTVIHCLNQNPGQFDTIASRFLTIFDGMESNNYVLSIAMEDIFEKSIEQPNFRYMGAKLYNLLHMLNLKQDSLFHTLLKCKLEYHQAEVTKYMQSVEQQQKVRETALFLAELYMQLRGDDDARIQLIAVNIVYSLRKLLACESAENVRCICQTLKLAGYDLSADCQQDMHVIIASLQAIEAKSPGKYAMAANVIALQQNNWGRKVLNALGGEDGDAAKPPEPPRLSDEPVFYGPDGRELTAEESDFLAAEDENNGSDGDDFDVRDNELDLDPEMDEETERAYKDFCKQGKQSQANKKS, from the exons ATGCGAGTGTCTACTAAGGCTTTACGTTTAATTAATCCAG TTTTTGAGTCTGCCGACGCCGCTGCAGCTACCGCAATGTCATGCCGTGCACCCTTCGAACCCGAGGATCAATACAAGCAATTGCGCCGACCGAATCCTGGAGCGGGTTCTGCACCACAAATGTCTGCCGCAATGCAGCCACTCGATCAGCCAGGATTTCATGATTTTGTCAATGTGGGCTACGGTCCAACTGGCGGACCATATGCAGCTGGACCAGCTCTAAATTATGCAGCTACGTCACAGCCGCCGAACGATATGCAGAACAGATACGCAAACATGCCGTCAAAACTGTCAGTGACCGCAAATGTGTTTGTACCTAATACTATGGACAAGCGGGTgccagcacagcagcaacagcaatatcAAAATCAACCATACGCACAACAACCGCATCAGCAACGTTATATGAATGGCtataagcagcagcatcaacatcagcatcagcaacaaaaCTATAACCACCACCAGCAGAATCAATCGTTTAACAATGAGATTCAGCAGCTATCGAATTCGGTGAATACTCGTTTATATTTTGGGAAGCAGCCGCCTCATAATGGTGCGGTGGGCAATTACTATcagcaaccgcaacaacagcagcagcaggtacAAACActgcaacaccaacagcacacacaacaaccacaatcGACATTTCAACGTCATacgcatttaaataattcattccaacaaattgcacaacagccgcagcagccgcCATATTACCATCatcaccaacaacagcagcaacaacaacaacagcagccacaagcATCGACATCATCGGCTGCAGCGTCCTCTTCTTCGGCTGCATCTCATCCCGATATGGAGACGATTGCTCTGGAATATCTTGATACTGTAATACATTGCCTTAACCAG AATCCCGGACAATTCGATACAATTGCATCACGCTTCCTAACCATCTTTGATGGTATGGAGAGCAACAACTATGTGCTCTCGATCGCCATGGAGGATATTTTTGAGAAATCAATTGAGCAACCTAATTTTCGGTACATGGGCGCCAAATTGTACAATCTTTTGCATATGCTGAATCTCAAGCAGGATTCCTTATTCCATACATTGCTAAAGTGCAAGCTTGAATACCATCAGGCCGAAGTAACCAAGTATATGCAATCggttgagcagcagcaaaaggtGCGAGAGACTGCACTATTTCTCGCCGAACTTTATATGCAATTACGTGGCGATGATGACGCTCGCATTCAGCTGATTGCTGTGAATATCGTCTACTCGTTGCGGAAACTCTTGGCCTGCGAGAGTGCTGAGAATGTGCGCTGTATTTGCCAGACCTTAAAACTGGCCGGTTATGATCTGAGTGCTGATTGCCAACAAGACATGCACGTTATTATTGCTTCACTTCAGGCGATTGAAGCCAAGTCGCCGGGAAAATACGCTATGGCTGCCAATGTGATTGCTTTGCAGCAGAACAATTGGGGCCGCAAGGTCTTAAATGCTCTGGGTGGAGAGGATGGCGATGCAGCCAAGCCACCAGAGCCACCACGTTTGAGCGATGAGCCTGTGTTTTATGGACCCGATGGACGTGAGCTTACGGCCGAGGAAAGTGATTTTCTGGCTGCGGAAGATGAAAATAACGGCAGCGACGGCGATGATTTTGATGTCAGAGATAATGAATTGGACCTTGACCCAGAAATGGACGAAGAGACTGAGCGTGCATACAAGGACTTTTGCAAGCAAGGCAAACAATcgcaggcaaacaaaaaatcttag
- the LOC132790843 gene encoding polyadenylate-binding protein-interacting protein 1 isoform X4: protein MSAATLDKLATTLDVTETEQKFFESADAAAATAMSCRAPFEPEDQYKQLRRPNPGAGSAPQMSAAMQPLDQPGFHDFVNVGYGPTGGPYAAGPALNYAATSQPPNDMQNRYANMPSKLSVTANVFVPNTMDKRVPAQQQQQYQNQPYAQQPHQQRYMNGYKQQHQHQHQQQNYNHHQQNQSFNNEIQQLSNSVNTRLYFGKQPPHNGAVGNYYQQPQQQQQQPQQPPYYHHHQQQQQQQQQQPQASTSSAAASSSSAASHPDMETIALEYLDTVIHCLNQNPGQFDTIASRFLTIFDGMESNNYVLSIAMEDIFEKSIEQPNFRYMGAKLYNLLHMLNLKQDSLFHTLLKCKLEYHQAEVTKYMQSVEQQQKVRETALFLAELYMQLRGDDDARIQLIAVNIVYSLRKLLACESAENVRCICQTLKLAGYDLSADCQQDMHVIIASLQAIEAKSPGKYAMAANVIALQQNNWGRKVLNALGGEDGDAAKPPEPPRLSDEPVFYGPDGRELTAEESDFLAAEDENNGSDGDDFDVRDNELDLDPEMDEETERAYKDFCKQGKQSQANKKS from the exons ATGTCGGCGGCTACATTGGACAAATTAGCGACGACTCTCGACGTAACCGAAACGGAACAGAAAt TTTTTGAGTCTGCCGACGCCGCTGCAGCTACCGCAATGTCATGCCGTGCACCCTTCGAACCCGAGGATCAATACAAGCAATTGCGCCGACCGAATCCTGGAGCGGGTTCTGCACCACAAATGTCTGCCGCAATGCAGCCACTCGATCAGCCAGGATTTCATGATTTTGTCAATGTGGGCTACGGTCCAACTGGCGGACCATATGCAGCTGGACCAGCTCTAAATTATGCAGCTACGTCACAGCCGCCGAACGATATGCAGAACAGATACGCAAACATGCCGTCAAAACTGTCAGTGACCGCAAATGTGTTTGTACCTAATACTATGGACAAGCGGGTgccagcacagcagcaacagcaatatcAAAATCAACCATACGCACAACAACCGCATCAGCAACGTTATATGAATGGCtataagcagcagcatcaacatcagcatcagcaacaaaaCTATAACCACCACCAGCAGAATCAATCGTTTAACAATGAGATTCAGCAGCTATCGAATTCGGTGAATACTCGTTTATATTTTGGGAAGCAGCCGCCTCATAATGGTGCGGTGGGCAATTACTATcagcaaccgcaacaacagcagcagcag ccgcagcagccgcCATATTACCATCatcaccaacaacagcagcaacaacaacaacagcagccacaagcATCGACATCATCGGCTGCAGCGTCCTCTTCTTCGGCTGCATCTCATCCCGATATGGAGACGATTGCTCTGGAATATCTTGATACTGTAATACATTGCCTTAACCAG AATCCCGGACAATTCGATACAATTGCATCACGCTTCCTAACCATCTTTGATGGTATGGAGAGCAACAACTATGTGCTCTCGATCGCCATGGAGGATATTTTTGAGAAATCAATTGAGCAACCTAATTTTCGGTACATGGGCGCCAAATTGTACAATCTTTTGCATATGCTGAATCTCAAGCAGGATTCCTTATTCCATACATTGCTAAAGTGCAAGCTTGAATACCATCAGGCCGAAGTAACCAAGTATATGCAATCggttgagcagcagcaaaaggtGCGAGAGACTGCACTATTTCTCGCCGAACTTTATATGCAATTACGTGGCGATGATGACGCTCGCATTCAGCTGATTGCTGTGAATATCGTCTACTCGTTGCGGAAACTCTTGGCCTGCGAGAGTGCTGAGAATGTGCGCTGTATTTGCCAGACCTTAAAACTGGCCGGTTATGATCTGAGTGCTGATTGCCAACAAGACATGCACGTTATTATTGCTTCACTTCAGGCGATTGAAGCCAAGTCGCCGGGAAAATACGCTATGGCTGCCAATGTGATTGCTTTGCAGCAGAACAATTGGGGCCGCAAGGTCTTAAATGCTCTGGGTGGAGAGGATGGCGATGCAGCCAAGCCACCAGAGCCACCACGTTTGAGCGATGAGCCTGTGTTTTATGGACCCGATGGACGTGAGCTTACGGCCGAGGAAAGTGATTTTCTGGCTGCGGAAGATGAAAATAACGGCAGCGACGGCGATGATTTTGATGTCAGAGATAATGAATTGGACCTTGACCCAGAAATGGACGAAGAGACTGAGCGTGCATACAAGGACTTTTGCAAGCAAGGCAAACAATcgcaggcaaacaaaaaatcttag
- the LOC132790843 gene encoding polyadenylate-binding protein-interacting protein 1 isoform X1, translating to MSAATLDKLATTLDVTETEQKFFESADAAAATAMSCRAPFEPEDQYKQLRRPNPGAGSAPQMSAAMQPLDQPGFHDFVNVGYGPTGGPYAAGPALNYAATSQPPNDMQNRYANMPSKLSVTANVFVPNTMDKRVPAQQQQQYQNQPYAQQPHQQRYMNGYKQQHQHQHQQQNYNHHQQNQSFNNEIQQLSNSVNTRLYFGKQPPHNGAVGNYYQQPQQQQQQVQTLQHQQHTQQPQSTFQRHTHLNNSFQQIAQQPQQPPYYHHHQQQQQQQQQQPQASTSSAAASSSSAASHPDMETIALEYLDTVIHCLNQNPGQFDTIASRFLTIFDGMESNNYVLSIAMEDIFEKSIEQPNFRYMGAKLYNLLHMLNLKQDSLFHTLLKCKLEYHQAEVTKYMQSVEQQQKVRETALFLAELYMQLRGDDDARIQLIAVNIVYSLRKLLACESAENVRCICQTLKLAGYDLSADCQQDMHVIIASLQAIEAKSPGKYAMAANVIALQQNNWGRKVLNALGGEDGDAAKPPEPPRLSDEPVFYGPDGRELTAEESDFLAAEDENNGSDGDDFDVRDNELDLDPEMDEETERAYKDFCKQGKQSQANKKS from the exons ATGTCGGCGGCTACATTGGACAAATTAGCGACGACTCTCGACGTAACCGAAACGGAACAGAAAt TTTTTGAGTCTGCCGACGCCGCTGCAGCTACCGCAATGTCATGCCGTGCACCCTTCGAACCCGAGGATCAATACAAGCAATTGCGCCGACCGAATCCTGGAGCGGGTTCTGCACCACAAATGTCTGCCGCAATGCAGCCACTCGATCAGCCAGGATTTCATGATTTTGTCAATGTGGGCTACGGTCCAACTGGCGGACCATATGCAGCTGGACCAGCTCTAAATTATGCAGCTACGTCACAGCCGCCGAACGATATGCAGAACAGATACGCAAACATGCCGTCAAAACTGTCAGTGACCGCAAATGTGTTTGTACCTAATACTATGGACAAGCGGGTgccagcacagcagcaacagcaatatcAAAATCAACCATACGCACAACAACCGCATCAGCAACGTTATATGAATGGCtataagcagcagcatcaacatcagcatcagcaacaaaaCTATAACCACCACCAGCAGAATCAATCGTTTAACAATGAGATTCAGCAGCTATCGAATTCGGTGAATACTCGTTTATATTTTGGGAAGCAGCCGCCTCATAATGGTGCGGTGGGCAATTACTATcagcaaccgcaacaacagcagcagcaggtacAAACActgcaacaccaacagcacacacaacaaccacaatcGACATTTCAACGTCATacgcatttaaataattcattccaacaaattgcacaacagccgcagcagccgcCATATTACCATCatcaccaacaacagcagcaacaacaacaacagcagccacaagcATCGACATCATCGGCTGCAGCGTCCTCTTCTTCGGCTGCATCTCATCCCGATATGGAGACGATTGCTCTGGAATATCTTGATACTGTAATACATTGCCTTAACCAG AATCCCGGACAATTCGATACAATTGCATCACGCTTCCTAACCATCTTTGATGGTATGGAGAGCAACAACTATGTGCTCTCGATCGCCATGGAGGATATTTTTGAGAAATCAATTGAGCAACCTAATTTTCGGTACATGGGCGCCAAATTGTACAATCTTTTGCATATGCTGAATCTCAAGCAGGATTCCTTATTCCATACATTGCTAAAGTGCAAGCTTGAATACCATCAGGCCGAAGTAACCAAGTATATGCAATCggttgagcagcagcaaaaggtGCGAGAGACTGCACTATTTCTCGCCGAACTTTATATGCAATTACGTGGCGATGATGACGCTCGCATTCAGCTGATTGCTGTGAATATCGTCTACTCGTTGCGGAAACTCTTGGCCTGCGAGAGTGCTGAGAATGTGCGCTGTATTTGCCAGACCTTAAAACTGGCCGGTTATGATCTGAGTGCTGATTGCCAACAAGACATGCACGTTATTATTGCTTCACTTCAGGCGATTGAAGCCAAGTCGCCGGGAAAATACGCTATGGCTGCCAATGTGATTGCTTTGCAGCAGAACAATTGGGGCCGCAAGGTCTTAAATGCTCTGGGTGGAGAGGATGGCGATGCAGCCAAGCCACCAGAGCCACCACGTTTGAGCGATGAGCCTGTGTTTTATGGACCCGATGGACGTGAGCTTACGGCCGAGGAAAGTGATTTTCTGGCTGCGGAAGATGAAAATAACGGCAGCGACGGCGATGATTTTGATGTCAGAGATAATGAATTGGACCTTGACCCAGAAATGGACGAAGAGACTGAGCGTGCATACAAGGACTTTTGCAAGCAAGGCAAACAATcgcaggcaaacaaaaaatcttag
- the LOC132790843 gene encoding polyadenylate-binding protein-interacting protein 1 isoform X3 — MSCRAPFEPEDQYKQLRRPNPGAGSAPQMSAAMQPLDQPGFHDFVNVGYGPTGGPYAAGPALNYAATSQPPNDMQNRYANMPSKLSVTANVFVPNTMDKRVPAQQQQQYQNQPYAQQPHQQRYMNGYKQQHQHQHQQQNYNHHQQNQSFNNEIQQLSNSVNTRLYFGKQPPHNGAVGNYYQQPQQQQQQVQTLQHQQHTQQPQSTFQRHTHLNNSFQQIAQQPQQPPYYHHHQQQQQQQQQQPQASTSSAAASSSSAASHPDMETIALEYLDTVIHCLNQNPGQFDTIASRFLTIFDGMESNNYVLSIAMEDIFEKSIEQPNFRYMGAKLYNLLHMLNLKQDSLFHTLLKCKLEYHQAEVTKYMQSVEQQQKVRETALFLAELYMQLRGDDDARIQLIAVNIVYSLRKLLACESAENVRCICQTLKLAGYDLSADCQQDMHVIIASLQAIEAKSPGKYAMAANVIALQQNNWGRKVLNALGGEDGDAAKPPEPPRLSDEPVFYGPDGRELTAEESDFLAAEDENNGSDGDDFDVRDNELDLDPEMDEETERAYKDFCKQGKQSQANKKS, encoded by the exons ATGTCATGCCGTGCACCCTTCGAACCCGAGGATCAATACAAGCAATTGCGCCGACCGAATCCTGGAGCGGGTTCTGCACCACAAATGTCTGCCGCAATGCAGCCACTCGATCAGCCAGGATTTCATGATTTTGTCAATGTGGGCTACGGTCCAACTGGCGGACCATATGCAGCTGGACCAGCTCTAAATTATGCAGCTACGTCACAGCCGCCGAACGATATGCAGAACAGATACGCAAACATGCCGTCAAAACTGTCAGTGACCGCAAATGTGTTTGTACCTAATACTATGGACAAGCGGGTgccagcacagcagcaacagcaatatcAAAATCAACCATACGCACAACAACCGCATCAGCAACGTTATATGAATGGCtataagcagcagcatcaacatcagcatcagcaacaaaaCTATAACCACCACCAGCAGAATCAATCGTTTAACAATGAGATTCAGCAGCTATCGAATTCGGTGAATACTCGTTTATATTTTGGGAAGCAGCCGCCTCATAATGGTGCGGTGGGCAATTACTATcagcaaccgcaacaacagcagcagcaggtacAAACActgcaacaccaacagcacacacaacaaccacaatcGACATTTCAACGTCATacgcatttaaataattcattccaacaaattgcacaacagccgcagcagccgcCATATTACCATCatcaccaacaacagcagcaacaacaacaacagcagccacaagcATCGACATCATCGGCTGCAGCGTCCTCTTCTTCGGCTGCATCTCATCCCGATATGGAGACGATTGCTCTGGAATATCTTGATACTGTAATACATTGCCTTAACCAG AATCCCGGACAATTCGATACAATTGCATCACGCTTCCTAACCATCTTTGATGGTATGGAGAGCAACAACTATGTGCTCTCGATCGCCATGGAGGATATTTTTGAGAAATCAATTGAGCAACCTAATTTTCGGTACATGGGCGCCAAATTGTACAATCTTTTGCATATGCTGAATCTCAAGCAGGATTCCTTATTCCATACATTGCTAAAGTGCAAGCTTGAATACCATCAGGCCGAAGTAACCAAGTATATGCAATCggttgagcagcagcaaaaggtGCGAGAGACTGCACTATTTCTCGCCGAACTTTATATGCAATTACGTGGCGATGATGACGCTCGCATTCAGCTGATTGCTGTGAATATCGTCTACTCGTTGCGGAAACTCTTGGCCTGCGAGAGTGCTGAGAATGTGCGCTGTATTTGCCAGACCTTAAAACTGGCCGGTTATGATCTGAGTGCTGATTGCCAACAAGACATGCACGTTATTATTGCTTCACTTCAGGCGATTGAAGCCAAGTCGCCGGGAAAATACGCTATGGCTGCCAATGTGATTGCTTTGCAGCAGAACAATTGGGGCCGCAAGGTCTTAAATGCTCTGGGTGGAGAGGATGGCGATGCAGCCAAGCCACCAGAGCCACCACGTTTGAGCGATGAGCCTGTGTTTTATGGACCCGATGGACGTGAGCTTACGGCCGAGGAAAGTGATTTTCTGGCTGCGGAAGATGAAAATAACGGCAGCGACGGCGATGATTTTGATGTCAGAGATAATGAATTGGACCTTGACCCAGAAATGGACGAAGAGACTGAGCGTGCATACAAGGACTTTTGCAAGCAAGGCAAACAATcgcaggcaaacaaaaaatcttag